The Lasioglossum baleicum chromosome 15, iyLasBale1, whole genome shotgun sequence genomic interval GTACAATGATTAGCTATCGtgcacttttattttattttacactgcAAAATGTACAGGGATTACTAATCATTGATTAGATATTGCAACGGACGAATCACGTCCTTCCTCCAAAATAACGACAGATGCAGGTGAGCGACACTGGGCTCTATGCTGGGGACGGTATAgtctcaattgagacaagaACGCATCAGACTGTTGTGTCGCGTAGAACATAGAACGTAATTGGAGACGTATTACATTTCTGGTGACATGTaagtatgcataattaataAGGCAAGAGACAGAAAAGTATACAGGCAGATAATAATCGATCAACATTAATTCCCAGATTGAATGTTTAAAATACGTGAAGGCAGTTCAAAATGGGCATCCGAGGTTTAACATACTATATGATGTCTTCATCGTATTTAGAAGACTATGAGCTACAGAATACAGATTTGGTAATCGATGGTAGTAACTTATTTAATGAATTGCTTCAGCACTCAGATTGGCATCCTGCGTTCGGTGGTGATTACGATAAGTTTGATCGAACTGTATCGGATTTCTTTGATTGCTTATTAGAGTGCAATGTGAAACCACTGGTTTTATTTCATGGAAGTTGTACCGAATCACAAATGCCTACCTTTTTGGCAAGACTGAGAGAGAGGATTGAAAAATCATTAACTATAACACCGGAAACTCCAAAGAATGAACAAGGGCACTCTTTGTTCCTAAAACATGTTTTCGTACAATGTTTGAAAGAGAAGGATATTCCATTGGCACAGTGTCAGTTCGACGTTGATAACAGTATAGCTGCGATAGCGAATGCATTAAATTGTCCTGTGCTCGCTAATGCTTCCTACTATTATTTGTATGGAGCTGTGTACATACCTAATGCAATAAAGAATGTAATGGACCATTTGAATGACAATAGAAAAACGATACCATGCAAAATTTATAGACTCGAACGTCTTCTAAATAGGTTCCAAGGATTAAATCACCATACATTGTCATTAATTGATGTATTAATGTCAAATAATAATAGAAAACTAGAGCCAATGGTTAGCAACACCATCGCATTGATAAAAAAAGAGCATGTAgccaattgtgaaaaagaacctTCAGGATCTATATTGATCACAAAGACATTGAATTGGTTGCGTAAATATACATTAGAGGATGCCATCGCCGAAATTATAAAAGGAGCACCTCCGCCAATGAGACCAGAACTTTTAAAGATAATAGAaacgaatataaataaatacacaaaTCCGTTTTCCGAAGCGTTTACTCACTTGATGATCCCAGAAGAATGCTTCTCGAGTCCTACAAAAGAACTTTATAGATTTAAAGGAAATATTGAAACTTTACCGTACAGAGCAGTGCATGACAAAGAAAATGTTAGACTAGGTGAACAGAGAGATAATTATGTAATGCAAATGAGTAATATGCTTCTGAACCAAACAGGGCAACATCACAAAGATTCATTGATCAATAAATTGCCTCAATGGTTTAAACACGAATATTCGTTGGTTAATTTTCCAGAGTATGCTCTGTGCTTGATGCGATATCATTTTCGTATCTATCCATCACTATTTGAAGACTCTAGGCGACCTCCTAGCTGTCAAATGGCTGAAAAAATTTTTCAGTTTGTATATCATTTTTTGATATCGGTAACACAGGTGGAAGATTTCACATTGAATGTGGTAAAGAGGGTGGGTCGTGGTTTTAAAGTGTACCGTTGTGACATACCCAGGAATTTGATTGAATCTCCAGCAGTTATTAAAGATCTTTCACATTCTGCTCGCAAAAAGATTATAGATATTGCATTAGGAATTCAACATATACGATTTATTGATGCACTTTTACCTGAATGGCAGTTGTACATTGCTTCCTTGAGGTATTGGAGAACTCACGCGCGAAAAACATGTGATAAGTTTCATATGTATTCGATGCTTACTTGCTTGATATACAAATTGACAACTTCAAAAATTGAGTACTACAATTCCTTGAGTTCCTTTGAAAATGCAAACAGTTCGGTAATTAAATTACTACAGGAACAAAGAGACAAAAGTAATATCGAACCGAAGTACTCTACGATTGTCACAGTTGCTGAGGCTTGTATGGAAATTGACACATTAGATTGTCTTCTTGCAGCACCATTTTTTATTTCCCATTCTCAAGTAAATCCATCTCTATCATATGGTGACAAATTCAAAAGACACATTGTATATGGATTTTCGCAATTTCAGCATGTATTAGTCGCCAGCATGGACCTAAATGCACTTCTTGATTGGCCTTACAAAGAGCCTAAAAtagccaatttgtataatggtACGTTATTGTTCAATCTGTATGTCAATTTTCAAAGTTGCGAAGAcatggaaacatataaaaacaatattttcaaaaattctccATCTCTCTTAAGAGCGTTTAATGTGTTGTATAAATTCTTCGAAGAGAATAAGATGATGAATTgaacatatgtatatgtgtacatGTACGTAAGCAATTTGCTCTCGATATCTTCTTTCTAATCTTGCTTTCAGGGTAAATATCGGGCGAAATCGTTAGTCACTATTTTAgagtttataaatattgaaataactgAAAAtacgtgcaaaataaaattatataatctaGAAAGTTGAATATAATACCAGTTTACTCTTACAGCGGATCTAAATCCGCTCTCGgagatatatttttaatatacttgtcAATTGCCCCTAATTGCaatatacaattttctttactacacatttatattttattcatatgttgatacatttattatataacataatgcaaaaataagaaagagAAAAGACATCTGTTTGTCCTTGTATTTAATAttgcgtatacagggtgtcccaaaattccttcaacatccgtacatgggaggttcctgagatcatttgaagcgacattttcctctgcaaaaatggccgccgcggctttgtttaggacgtattaacgaaaaacaccgaCATAGACGTGTGTTGACAAAATCAACCCGCGGCGCGGCTCCGCGCcgccagatcgacgcgctagctgttcaaGGGCTACAAATCAAAGTCCTTAtgtatatcgatttttaacgaatgtataatttttcttaaatgtctattacattcgaaaacaataatattaattgaaattataaaaactctcgttacaataagcgttcaaagatcaaacttttccaGATACCATTTTACACGGAAAAAATTCCTTTccttcataatgatgtcctggaaaacctactgaactTTCTGTGCCCAATTTTTTTGGGCACATAATACAGAGAATTGTCAATAATAAACTTTTAAcattctgtattatttttatgttcgatttatttcccaacgcccacaaataaaaatcttgcatattctacttaaaaaataaaaataacttttaaataatagattttaggctaaaaaattgaggtaggtatcaatttcaagaaagaaaaaaaagaaatatcgaaagcgggactcgaaccagcaacctaccgattacCATATAGTCTCGTTCCCTCGCTACGGCCTCGCCTACTCATCAGCTACTTGCGTAACTTTATTTTCGAATGCAATTTTGTTTTGCTAAATTACATTTGAAGATTACAtcttcaaatactgcaagtttcagaAAAATCCGTGACCCATCAACCGTGGCAACCCCTTcgggacgcgctctgattggtccgtgtttttcgttaatcactactaaacaaagccgcggctatttttgcaaaggaaaatgtcgctcaAATGATTTCAAGACCTCCCGTTTCCGGATATTGAGTAATTTTGGGATATTCTGTATAATGTATGTGGTCTAACCATAAAACTCATCACACTGTTGTGTTACGTAGAAACAGCATAAGATATTGTGCGCTTTTTCGCGCATGTGCGAGTTTCGCCAGGAACGTAACTACGTCCTAAGTGTGTGGAGAATATAGTGGGGAACTAGTATatagtatatacagggtgagtcaccaaacgttaccacctcaaatatctttgttgtttctaaagatacgtaaaatatggtaaggacaaagttgaatggtacaatggggctgacacgatgcaaaaaaaaaaaaattttgtttttatgtcattttttcagagatatgaaggtgaccttcatttttttaaatggaatgaggtattttttaatacatcaatcgatgcagctggacattcgttataataaagtactaacctatgtatgtcgaaaagttattagttcaggagatatttcaatttaaataactctaaaataccattactgtcgtactacgacgtcagtgtttacttacttatgtaacgtcttatcacgacagtaatggtgttttagagttatttaaattgaaatatctcctgaactaataacttttcgacatacataggttagtactttattataacgaatgtccagctgcatcgattgatgtattaaaaaatacctcattccatttaaaaaaatgaaggtcaccttcatatctctgaaaaaatgacataaaaacaaaatttttttttttgcatcgtgtcagccccattgtaccattcaactttgtccttaccatattttacgtatctttagaaacaacaaagatatttgaggtggtaacgtttggtgactcaccctgtatatagtagGAAAGTACCGGAAGAGTTCAGaagtttatatattatatgttcaTATACATATTAAAAGTTAATTCCACACACATGTTACGCAGTCatatttcaaaatcaaattaaaCAAATCCTGCGAAATTATTGGGGtgaccaaggtaccccatttctgCCCAACTCTGTACTTTACTGACAGACTGTAGAACGTAAATACTCGGACTACTTGGAGCAGAGTGGCCAGACGAGTCCGACCTTGGGActcgcgaggggaatacagtaccccttctctgatgaccagcaatatgcgcaagcgcgacggggatcgagtaaggcgcatgggagacacgttgcgcttgcgcgatggggacgcaacaatgacagatgacatattacaagttttaggttattgctgcatatcgaacctattacctaatgaaatgaatcatatgaatcgttctagatattatcaatattctttattataaataaaatgaattgtaacatgtgggagtttcagttgtgaaatgaagtatgcttattatgtataatatgtatgttgaaaaaaatgttgaaatctgtactactgagttacattccagtaaaatcataaatgtcctaaaaataaatcataatctattttaacacttttaaggaatggacatagcaagttttgaaactacctttttcaatgcatatcttAAAAAGTTTAGTATTGGGAAGATGACACAAATTGTAGAACTAAAAATATTGtgtgaatataataaatatattatacataatacagtgatatacaataaaattgtagGACAATATAGCCTATCAGCTAGATATATACGCTACGGGAAAGGATGACTGGCGTGGGCGTTCAAATAAGAACTATTCAGTTATTGCCAGTGAAGCTGTCCGCCAAGAGtgagatttattaatgaactctacgaactgaacactcagagcgtcacataacacaatcaaatacaatacgatacaataaaatataataaacaaatacacacacatacaccaAAATAAGCAAACAAATACTCAATGTATATCACTGTCCTTGCCGCTATTCTCAGTTTCACCAGCGAGCAAGGTTCCAGgtgatttttttggtatttcttctctattgtacatttgggcattaaataattctaacatctgatctgttatttggaagctggaagcatcaatttgttttgattgcaaatataatttaatacgtgTAAGATCGCGAAGCGTGTGTGTCCAGAAATAGCTTTATATTTCGCTAAACAGTCAGAAGTTAaaatagacattcttttaaataaatttccatccAAAATGATAGCTAAAAAAGTGTTACACCAGTGGTTCTTATTAGGCATAAAACCTACCGcacgagaaagaaataagttgaaaCGATTAGATGTTGTTGAATTTTGGAGCACCGTTAGGAATTTAAAGAATGAATCTGATAATTTGTTGTACGATgaaattgcaaaacttgcgTTAATATACTTGTCATTGCCGCATTCAAATGCACATgtggaaagatatttttccatgataacagacataaaagataaaaaaaagaaacatgttAGATACACACACGATTCGCGATCTTAcacgtattaaattatatttgcaatcaaaacaaattgatgcttccagtttccaaataacagatcagatgttagaattatttaatgcccaaatgtacaatagagaagaaataccaaaaaaatcacctggaatcttgctcgctggtgaaactgagagtagcggcaatgacagtgatatatattgagtatttgtttgcttattttggtgtgtgtgtgtatttgtttattatatttcattgtatcgtattgtatttgattgtgttatgtgatgctctgagtgttcagttcgtagagttcattaataaatctcactacaactttttaagatatgcattgaaaaaggtagtttcaaaacttgctatgtccattccttaaaagtgttaaaatagattatgatttatttttaggacatttatgattttactggaatgtaactcagtagtacagatttcaacatttttttcaacatacatattatgcataataagcatacttcatttcacaactgaaactcccacatgttacaattcattttatttataataaagaatgttgataatatctagaacgattcatatgattcatttcattaggtaataggttcgatatgcggcaataacctaaaacttgtaatatgtcatctgtcattgttgcgtccccatcgcgcaagcgcaacgtgtctcccatgcgccttactcgatccccgtcgcgcttgcgcatattgctggtcatcagagaaggggtactgtattcccctcgcgagTCCCAAGGTCGGACTCGTCTGCTCGTCTGGCCACTCTGACTGCTTGGAGCCGATGGAGCATATTACATTTCTGGTGACGTTGTCGTTGGTGACGTGCAGTGACGTGTAAGTTTGAAATTAATACGACAAAACAGAAAACTGTTATTATACAGGACGATAATCGATCAACATTAATTTCCAGATTGGATGTTTAAAAAACGTGAAGTCAGTTCAAAATGGGTATCCGAGGTTTAACACAA includes:
- the LOC143216187 gene encoding protein asteroid-like; the encoded protein is MGIRGLTYYMMSSSYLEDYELQNTDLVIDGSNLFNELLQHSDWHPAFGGDYDKFDRTVSDFFDCLLECNVKPLVLFHGSCTESQMPTFLARLRERIEKSLTITPETPKNEQGHSLFLKHVFVQCLKEKDIPLAQCQFDVDNSIAAIANALNCPVLANASYYYLYGAVYIPNAIKNVMDHLNDNRKTIPCKIYRLERLLNRFQGLNHHTLSLIDVLMSNNNRKLEPMVSNTIALIKKEHVANCEKEPSGSILITKTLNWLRKYTLEDAIAEIIKGAPPPMRPELLKIIETNINKYTNPFSEAFTHLMIPEECFSSPTKELYRFKGNIETLPYRAVHDKENVRLGEQRDNYVMQMSNMLLNQTGQHHKDSLINKLPQWFKHEYSLVNFPEYALCLMRYHFRIYPSLFEDSRRPPSCQMAEKIFQFVYHFLISVTQVEDFTLNVVKRVGRGFKVYRCDIPRNLIESPAVIKDLSHSARKKIIDIALGIQHIRFIDALLPEWQLYIASLRYWRTHARKTCDKFHMYSMLTCLIYKLTTSKIEYYNSLSSFENANSSVIKLLQEQRDKSNIEPKYSTIVTVAEACMEIDTLDCLLAAPFFISHSQHVLVASMDLNALLDWPYKEPKIANLYNENKMMN